ATCCATTGGGGACACAGCTCTGTCGGCACCTGCTGCTGTTTTCTCGGGAAAACTTAAGAAGCCAAAAAGGGGGAGAAGCACCAGCCGGCAGTAGCTCTAAAAATAGGCTGTATCTCAGGATGTTCCCTAGGGAGATGCTGAGCCTCCCCGCTGCAGATGGAGCCTCTGGGAGGCAGGTGGTGGGTGCCTGTgggtgtgcatgcaggtgtgtgtgtgtgtgtgtgtgtgtgtgtgtgtgtgtgtgtgtgcacacgcgtgaGAGCGCaatgtgtgcatgggtatgtgttCTGCTGTGATCCCTTCGTTGGGATTCCAATAGGAGGTGTTTATGTACGagggtgcatatgtgtgcatgtcagTTGTAATCAGTAGGGCTGGTGGGCAGGGAGAGCTTGGACCTTCTTGAGGTGAGCTCAGGTCACTGAATAtttcatgcatacatgtatgtacataggAAGATCCATATGTAGCTGTCAGAACATGTTTGGAGAAGACAGGAAGAGGCAATCCATACACATACTATGTGTTTATACCCGTGCATttgcacatgtgtgagcatgcatgacTGACCCACGGTTTCTCATCTATAGCATGAATACCATGCTGGTTTCTATCTCATATAGTTGTGCTTGTGAGGAGAAAACATGTCGCCTGCCGAAAGCCAGGTTGATGTGAGTTTTTATTCCAAGTGCCAAGTTTGCACTAAGTTCCTCAGGGTACAGGAAGAAGCTAAATTCCTGATAGGGTCAGGTAGGGTAGAGTGGCTTCAGATGCCCAAGGGCCTCCTTGAGTGTTTGTTGGGGGTTGGGTGGATTTACTATCTGGAACCACCTCTGAGCTGTGTTGTGTTCCCTGCCCTACAGTGCTTCCCTGAGCTCCTACTGGTGCTAGGGAAAGGAATGAGAGGGGTTTGGAGACTGTCTCCCAGACAAGGTAACAGAAAGTTAATCAAGAAGTGGGCAGAGGTGGAATTAGAACTCAGGCtttgtctcctccctctccagctTCCCTCATCCCACAGCTTGGCTAACCTGAGTCTTTGACCCTTCCCTACCTACCTATAGGCCCTTCAAACTGGCACAAGCTGTATCCCATTGCCCAGGGAGATCGCCAGTCACCCATCAATATCATATCCAGCCAGGCTGTGTATTCTCCCAGCCTGCAGCCATTGGAGCTTTTCTATGAAGCCTGCATGTCCCTCAGCATTACCAATAATGGCCACTCTGTCCAGGTGGACTTCAATGACAGTGATGACAGAACTGGTAAGTGGCCTCAGCCAAAACCTGGCACTAATCCCCTTCATGCCCTCATCTTGGGTGGGACAATCTTAGGAGGGGCAGCTTGCTATGATTAGGGAAGGGAAACTACCTCTCACTAGCTGTGATGAATCCCAGAGCTCAGTCTTGTCTCTCAGTATATAAAATTTAGTGATAGTATTCTCTAGGGTCATAGAGAGGgcagtaaaaaaaacaaaacaaaacaaaaacctgacgTGATGTTTGTAGTCTTGCATAAAACAGATGCTCAAGAAATGCtaactcccttcctccccttcctctcagagcttcaaattgtgtttattttcactCCTAGCCTCTCACTGACCTACTTGTGGCCTAGGGCCAAGCCCTCTTCCCTGTGATCAAGCCAGGCCcccaaaggaaaaggaggggagtGAGGTGTTCTGTGTGCCAAGCTACTTGCTAGAACTCGGGACGCCTCAgacagggtggtggtgggagacagagacaggcagatctctgagtttgagtccagcttggtccactacagaacaagtttcaggacagcaagagaaaccccatttcaaacaaacaaaaaaagaaaaagaaaagaaagaaaatgaattcaggCAGCCTCTCATTATTTAGTCTTCCCAAGAATCCATTGCCATAGCTGAGGCTCAGTAGCATAacacttacccagcatgcacaaggccttggctCAACACATCTGGGGCTGGGAATCCAGcacagttggtacagtgcttgtttagaatgcacaaggccctgggttggaGCCTCTGCATCTCGTAAGACCCAAGctcagtggtacacacctgtaatcccagaactctggagctggaggcaaaaaataaaaataaaaataaaaattcaaggtcatccttagctacatagtgagttcaaggccagcctgagctagtgACACACTCTAAAACAACAACCCTCCCATCAGATGGGTTATCAATTGCCCAGCAAGCCTCTATCCTTGCTGCAGAGGGAAGAAAGCCTAGGAGACCCCCAGGAGCAGAAGGCAAAACACCCCTTCATACTGACCCCTTTTCACACACAGCCCCAGACACAGGATATGGGGTCTAGATGACAATTTATGAAGGAGCAGTTTGTAGGCCAGAATATACCTGCTCTAGCTTCCCTGGTCTCTCCAATTCATCCATGACCTTCAAGGTCCTCACCACCATGGACAAGAGTGAGGCCTGCAGGAAATTGTGGCAGTGCCTTCCCAGGCCTCTTTGTCTTAGGACCAAAGTACAGGTTTCCAAGATAAATTCCCTGACCTTAGGAATATTCTGTAGTGAAGAAATTTTGTTCTCATCACAGGGTCTGTAAGGGAGAGAGTGGGGTGAGAAGAGCACCTATTAGGGTTCTTTATGTaaggaaatgtttgtttgtttgtttgtttgtttgttttactcctccccaccccctactCAATAAAAGCACTCAGAAAATTTACCTGccaaacagaaaaatcaagagaaaagaaagccctGCCTTTTATAGAGTGTGACATTAGTTATTTAGCCCTAAGTTCCTTGGGagggtaataaaaaaaaaaaaaggaagagacttAGCTATAGTTTTTTTCTGCAGAAGTAAGTCTAGAAGAGCcttagaaaagagagaaaatatgttATCTTGTTTTGAAATCTAAGAAAAATCTTTTATCCAGAGCCTTGGAAAGGCAACATGGGACCCTAGATAACCATGGATGACAGTTTATGGAGGAGCAGTTTTCATGGCAGTCCCCTCGAACAGCCTTCAAAGATTCAACTCAAACATGCCTCTTTGCCTTAGGATCAGAGTCCAGGCTTCAAAGATAGATTCCTAGGTAGAGGCCTTAGGCAATAGTCTTTAGTGAGTATTTGTGTAACTGGTCTGAGGGTTTGCATGAGAGACCTGGCTGGGGCTCCACTTCCCTACCAGGCCTGAGGAGCCAGGGAGTCAGTGGAAAGAGGAAGACAGATGGGACTCTGCCACCACCCATTGTAGGTTACTCTGGAGGTCAAGTAGGCTGATAACCACAGAGCACCACTGAAAGTAGGACAGTCACAGTGAACAGTAGGACATCTGCAATCAGATAAAGCAAGAAGGGAGAACCCCCTCTGGTACCATCTGGGTTCTAGGAGAGAAACACTACAGATGGAtccagaagtctcccaaccacaGAAAAGCCTAGGATTCTGTGGTAAGCCACCAAGCCCTGACTCTTTTTTGTCAACTGGTACTACGGCCCTAGATTGCCTGTTTCTGACATAAGGCAGGGCAGCAGAGATGGGCCTCTGGATTTTGTCCTGTTCACCCATCATGAAAGGACCTGGTAGAACTCTGAGCTTAGAGTTGTCACTTGATCTAGGAGCTCACATTCAGGGCTAGCTAGGGCCTCTCCACCAACAGATCCCTTTCATCTGGAAATTCTATCAGTCTCAAGAGGCCTTATGTGTAGCCCTAGATCACCAGCTATCAAGGTGAGAAAGTCACAAAATCAGCATGGCTGGGGCCTCTAAAGAGGCCATTTGTACAGGGGGTAGCCCTGGGAGGCCCCAAGACTATCTGGGAGGGTAGGGACTCTCAGGAGCTAGCCACCTATTCCAAGGAAATACCATGTTCTGGCAAGGTTAGCAGTTTGAGACACAGAAGCTATAGGCTTGCAATGGTTTTGTAACCTTGCCCCATTTCCTCCTTTATAAAATAGGTCCAGCTAGACACGGTgacatactcctttaatcccagtactcagaggcagaggcaagctgatctctgtgagttcaaggccagcctaatctacatagtgagttacaggccagccagagctacacagtgagacattgtctcaaaaaacaataaataaataataaagtaagataaaattgGTCCAAAAATAAATTCTGTCCCTCCTGAACTACTAAGATAACAGACAAAATAATTGTTCCAACTCAGCCTTGGGTCTGGGTCCCAGATATGGGAGGCCTATTGTTAGTGGGAACAAAGAGTCTAAGAGGCAGGAGTCCAGTCTACAGGAAACCTGGCAAGAGTTGGAAGGAGGGACCAATGCAAAGCCCTCCTTTATCAGAACAGCCACTTAGTAGGCTGTCACACCTTCTGCCTTGACCCAGACTGGGGATCAGATTGTAGGGACTGGTGGGGCAGACCCATGCCCTATCCAGCAGGTTTTCCACATGAAAACTATAGCCCCTAACCAGGCTTGGTAGTATAGGCCTGTAATCTTAGCTACTctagaggctgatgcaggaggataaGTTCAAATTGAGCCTAGAAACTTagcaagaccctacctcaaaatgaCAAAAGTCCAAAAAGGGTcagagatatagctcagtagtagactgcttgcctagcatatttGAGGCCCTATGTTCAATCCTGAACATGGTCAAAATAGATAAAGTATGGAGCCCTTGGTTGAAGATGTTGCTCATCAATGAAATGCTTGTCTAACATGCCTAAAGCCGTGTTTGATCCCcaacatctcacacacacatatagtccCTACCTGGACTGCCTGGGTCCTGGCACTGCCACATCCCACTTCTACCCACAGTGGTAACTGGGGGCCCCCTGGAAGGGCCCTATCGTCTCAAGCAGCTCCACTTCCACTGGGGCAAGAAACACGATGTGGGCTCAGAGCACATGGTGGACGGCAAGTCCTTCCCCAGTGAGGTGAGATCTTCTTTGCTGCATCCCTCTGCTGCCTGGGGAAGAAGGGTGTATGGGACAGTGTGGGGCTCAAGGATGCCTGGGGCAAGGGCTCTGGAGAACATGTGGAACTGCACCCAGGGCCTTTGGGAGAGACCCCTTCCCCATCTGCATGCTGTCCACATTCCTGGGAAGGACCCAGAATGGGATGGATGCTACCTGTTGTTCTCCGGGGGCTCCCTGGGATCCTGAGATTAGGGGGCTTGCAGCTCTACCTCTTCCAGCAGGAGCAGGGGGAGACTGATTTCATGCCCCTGTTGCTTCTGGGGGTGCTTAGCCCTGGCCTGGCTTGGCTTGTTTTTTGCCTCTCCAGCTACATCTGGTTCACTGGAATGCCAAGAAGTACAGCACTTTTGGGGAGGCGGCTGCAGCCCCTGATGGTCTGGCTGTGGTTGGTGTCTTCCTGGAGGTGGGTGGTGGATACCCAGGGCAGGGGAGAGTATGGGAGGCTCATATGCCCTTAGTTTTAGAATGAAGGGATTGGAGGCTCATACTGTCTTCTCCCTGACAGACAGGAGATGAGCACCCCAGTATGAACCGCCTGACAGATGCACTCTACATGGTTCGGTTTAAGGTGAGACCAAGGGTTGCTGTTCCTTTCTAGAACGGCCAGCTGGGGAGAGAGGATGGATGAGACTGGCTCATGGAGTAGCCCATTGACTTTTGCATTCTGGCAGCACCTCTGGCTGAGACCTAGGATGAGGGTCTTCTTCATCACCCATGGGTGCCTAGCATACAACTTGGTAGGGTATGTATAAAGTACTGATCATATGGATGGTGGCCTGCTACACAGCCCCAGTGAGGGCATCCAAAGGCAAGGGTATGAACTCGATGACCAGagagcccccaaagccacagctTTTACATGTAAGCAAACGAGAGGGCCTGGCCCTGGCTGGGAGGTGGCACCTGGGGTCACAGATGTTTGCCCACAATTTGCATCATCATGTCAAGAAGAGGACCAAATCCTGCCTACAGCAACAAGCAAGGAAGCTGCTGGGCTGATTTTGGTAGAAGCTCTGTGCTAATTCCTGGGTTCCCATCCTGCCCAGGATACCAAGGCCCAGTTCAACTACTTCAACCCCAAGTGCCTCCTGCCCACCAGCCTGCAGTACTGGACCTATCCCGGCTCCCTGACCACACCCCCGCTCAGTGAGAGTGTTACTTGGATTGTGCTCCGGGAGCCCATCAGAATCTCTGAGAGGCAGGTGAGTCCGCCCAGAGTTCGAAGAGTAGGTGCATTCAGATTTCTGCCATGGCAGGGTAACCCCCCAACCAGAAAGCTGTGTTCTGGGCCTTCCCATCATTGACTGCTAAACCAAAGGATCTTTGATTGCTCTAAGTTTGGTTGCTAGTCCTGAGGACCTAAacatggaagaagggaagacGCCCGATGCTGGGATTACTCTTAGTGTGTTGCAGTCATAAAGTTGCAAATGCCCAAATACCTCAGCTAGACAAAATTGGAACCAGCCTTCAGGTTCCATGTTCAAGGGCCCACTAGGAAACAGATAACTAAGGGCAGGGAGAGTGAAGCCAagcaagagaagcagaagggtaGAGCTCCCTGAGCAGCATCTGGGATTATGGAGGAAAACATCACCCATCCCTTCTCTGACCATCCTTTTTGTCTTAAGATGGAGAAATTTCGTAGCTTGCTTTTCACCTCAGAGGATGATGAGAGGATCCACATGGTGAACAACTTCCGGCCACCACAGCCGCTGAAGGGCCGGGTGGTCAAAGCATCCTTCCAGGCCTGACCTTCCCACCCGCCCAACCAGCCACTGGGGCACCATCTTCCCAAGGGCTTCCATGTCAGCGGACACCAAACCATCTGCGGCTCTCTCCCTGAGGGTGCTGGGGGCCCTCCTTCAGCTGGCTCGCCCCTTGGCTACATTGGAGGGTTCTTGATGGGACTCGAGTTGGGGGTACCCTTCTGCTGCCCTGGGGGCTGGAAGAACAGGAACTGAGCAGGGTCCAAGCCTGgactgcctctgctccccaagacCCAAAGGCCCCTGGAAACTTCCTCTTGTCTTCCCTGCTGGCTGTGTCAGCAGCCCCAACTGGAGCTCACACTGTGATGGCCAAGACACAGCTCCCTGGGGTAGGCAGCTGTCTCTGCCATAAAGACTCAAGCAATAATTAGAGGTGGGCAGAGCTGCCCACTCTGCATTACCTCTTTTGCAGGCCTCTGCCATACATGCACCTCACTGCCAGGCCATTAAAATAGCACCCAGATGCTGGAGGTGATGTGGCCTCCTCCAGCCACCTACCTGCTGCCACGGGCAGGCCCTGGCTATAGCTTACATACTATCTCCCTCTGTTCCTACCCAACCACCAAAGCCACCTACATAACAATCCATTAATGTACTaacaaataaattcatttattcatggaACAGATCCCACCTGAGTACCTGTGTTCTGTCTGGGACTCCTCTGGGCTGTGGGGAGCCAACGGTAGTGAGTCAAGAAGGGACAGGCACTAGGCAGTAGTTGTGggagcagaaggaagaagaggttCTCTCTTTGGGAGAAGAGATGTAATTGTAGCCAGTGTCTCAGGGCAAAAAGGAGGATCAGCATGTTTGAGGTAAAGGACAGGGCAGGTGTGAAGTTCCCAGGTGAGAGCCTAACATGACTCTAGGGCTGATCCACAGGGCAAGGGTTTAGGGGGGAGGGACTATTGAGGAGCCATCAGCAGGGCCAGGTGTGCAAATGGGAAAGATTCTCACAGAGTAAGGGGAGGAAGTGGCAGTGTCAAGGAGACAGAGAATGGCAGAGGACAGGTGAGAAAGAAGAGATCAAAGAATGGCCCCAGAGAGAGGGTGGGACAGAATCCTAAGAGGAATTGATGGTGTTACATGCCCATATTTACCAGCCCCAGAAGGAAATTTTAAGGTGGCACAAAAATCTAGATCTAAACtttgtattttcaaaacttgaaaaTGAGTGCCTCCTTCACTTTACACCAGAAGTACTTCCTGTGGTTGCTCACCTTGaggtttatatttttttctttaaaacaatcttaGAAATTTAggaacagtcttattttacatatcagtcccagttccctctccctcccatcctcccaagcaccccttccccaccccaccccatccactcctcagggagtgtgaggccttccatgggggattatcgaagtctgtcacatcatttgggacagggcctaggccctcccctgtgtatctaggtaCCTGGGGTTTAGAATCTCAGTGAACATTGTGACCCTAGTGAGGCATCTAGGCAGGCAGCAGACAGTGAAGAGACCGAGGAATAAAGGGCTGGGGATACGGAATCAGAGCAGTGCAGCAAAAGTGCAAGTTTGGCCATAGGTGCAGAGGGACAGCAGAGAGGCACCTTGGGGAGAAAAATACTGGCTGAAAGCAGGGCTGGCAGGTCACCTGTTCATGATATCCCTAGcttttgtcattttcattatACAAGAAAAGCACTTCCTGTCACAGGGTACCTCTGGGCCTTGGAGCTCTAACTTTGAATTATAAAAGGTTAGAAAGGGAgcttgccaggcttggtggtgtagGCGTGGAGTCCCAGCAACtttggagactgaagcagaatagtgagttcaagatctgCCTGagccacaaagaaaacaaaaggaggaagagaggcccCTAGGTACTATCCCTCTCTGAGGAGCTGTGGACAGCTGTTGGCTGGTGAGAGAGGGAAAGTCACtttggggtgtggtggtggttaCTGATAGGTCGCTTATGACCCAGTGTATGGTTCCACATCCAGTCTCATGCGGTcaaccgggcggtggtggtgaaggcctttaatcccagcgctcaggaggcagaggcagtcggatctctctgagttcatctCTGTAACtcaaagagaattccagggcaGTCTTCAGAcctacagagaacccctgtctcaaaaaaacaaataataataataataataataataataataataatgataataatgataataataatgacatgAATTTGGGAGTGAGATGGATTGGTGGGTcccaggaggagttggaggaggtggataagatcaaaatacattgtatacaagtATGAAATTtccagagaataaataaaaagaggactGAAGGTGTAGCTTAGATATACCCCTGACCTaatatgcatgaggccctaggttcgaTCCCAATactataaaaaacaaagaaaggagagagaggaagaagaaaaggaagaagggaaggactgaggaaaaaaaggaaaagaaaagtgaagcTGACTCTGTTGCACCTTCAGTTCCCAAGCTCAGGGCACATTCACCTCCAGTGTGGGCAAGCGTGGGAGGGCAGGAAGGGGAGGCCCCTCAGCAGTGGCCACCTAACACAGGGCCAGACACAGCTGTGTCCTTGACTTCAGGCTGgtttctctctctggctttcagGAGCAAAAGGTAGGGGAGGTATCTGGAGGCAACTTTTCCTCTATTAGGGACAGGTGGCTTTGGCATAGGGGAAGAAAAGCTAACAATGTGAACTGTAAGAGTAACTAACATAGGGCCCAGGGCTGAAGTCCAGCCCCGTCCCTACTGTCTGAGAACTGCCATTACcctcattttacaggtgaggtTATGAAGACAAGTGGCAGAGCAGGGGTTGAAATGGATCTGTCTGATCACTCTCTTGCTATACACCAGGGCATCTGGATCTAAGGTGACATGATGGGGCCTCCTGGAGCTTGCAGAAGAGTGGAATTCTGATGGGCATGTCTTCTGGGGATTGTGGCACCTCAGGCTTGGCACTGTGAAGAACTTGGAAAATTGGAGCTGGTTTTATAATTATCTCAAAGCTGCCAAGAATGCTCACTCCACAAGTCCTTTCTCttaattcatttttcaaatttaaaactattttaaaacccAATGTGGCCTCCTTATGTTATAATCACAGCCTAAAATCTGACCCTTTTATATTCAAATGGGATGGCCTAGCTGGATCCCAAATGCCTCCAGCAAACCTGGCCTCAAGGGACCTATTACTGGGTCTTGACTCTTCATCCAGAACAAGATCTTTGGGGCATTTCAAGGATACAAGACAAGATAGGTTCCATTCTGTTTGCTCACAGGACCCAGAGAAGCCTTCCCTGGATAGTCAGGGTGGGCCTCCGAGATACAGGCCCATGTAGGGCACAGGCTTTATTGAATCTGTATCCAGGCTAGGGCCACAGGTTTCCCCCCACAAATACCTCATAGAGGAACCAAGTCTGGAACCCCAAAACAGGAATATGACTATAAAGCAAACATCTCCTGGAGCtcttgttataaaaaaaaaaaaaaaaaaaaaaaaaaaaaaaaaaactttcttccaATGTCATGGTTGCCACTACAGCTGCTTCTGCAGAAACCTGGGAATACCCCCTATGAACTGAGCTAGCTGTGGACACTCATCTTCTAGGATGCTCCTGTTAGGTGAGGTAGCAAGGAACCTGACAAGAATTGCTGCCTGGAAGGGGGACCACAGATGGTTGCCGAGTTGATAGGCAGGGGATAAAGTAGCAAAGGCCCTTCTGTTGTTGCTGGAGTTGgctggagacagagaggaagatcAGACAACAATATCAGCAAAACCTGGACATCTTGGGGAACTTGTGACACCTGTGGGTATCAGCAACAACTCTGGGGCTGCCCTCAGACACAGAATGTACTACTTGATTGTTGCAAGTCAGGGAGAAGGGGAACAGGGTGACTGAGCATAAAACATTCTGGCATTTGTTCCCTAGCCACAGCAGGGCTTAGGGAAGGCATTTGTCCCTTTGGGGCACAAACCTTAGGGCAGACATTGCAGAATACATCACTCAAATTCTCTGAAGcctgtttcctcctctgtaaaactGAAATGAGATAATGTGAGTCACATCTGTAGCTTCAAATTTTCATATAACTATATGAAAATGTAAAGGGAAATAGCCTTTTGCTTTAGTACCGGAGACTGAACCTAGTCATTCAAGCATGCTAAGCACAAGTCAAACAAGTCATTTTAATAATGATGTTTAGAGCTGGAGGTAGTAGAGCAATTGTCCAGTTACCTAAGACCTTGGGTTCAAGTCTTACCACTGCaatgagaataaaaatatattttatttcaacaaaCTATAATCTAAAcatacccattttttaaaatttatttatttagtatacaaaattctgcttccgtgtatatctgcacaccagaagagggcaccagatctcataacggatggttgtgagccactatgtggttgctgggaattgaactcaggacctctggaagagcagctggtgctcttaacctctgagccatctctccagccccgaaacaTACCCATTTTTATGTATCATCAGCATAAACcattattgaaatattttacattattctCTGTATTAGCCTTTGGAATCTGGTGTGTTTTACACTCTGGACTTTCTCTATTTGAAGAAGCTGTATTTCAAGTGGCTGCCAGTGGAGACTGTTTTAGATGGTGCAGGTCCTACACATGTCACTCATGTTATCTGCTGGTACAGTTATCGGCTGGTACAGTTTCTGGGCCTGCAACTAGGCAAAGTGGTAGCAGGACAGGGATCAGACCTGCTCTGGAGTTTTGTCCCCTTCACAAGACCAGCCTTTGTCATTTAGTGTCAAGTCGTCTCCTGTGCCAGGCCTGCCTCATCTAAGAAACATCTCCATTCCCCTATTTTGCTCCAGCCCTGCTGGCCCTGCCTCAGGACCTGGCAGAATGTTTGCTTGTTCCCCAGTATAGAGATCAAGACTTGGCAAGGTGGCAGTGTCCCCAAGAAAGATCCTGCTTGTGTTGAGAAAACTTGGTCAGCCTGGGAAGATTTCCTGGAGGAGGGGCCCAGAGCAAAGCAGCTAGCATCGATGCAAAGGGATGGAAGCCCCAGTGGTGGGGAACATGTAGCAGATAGAACAGCAAGAGCTCTTGCCAACAGCATGAGTTCACCAAGAGGGGGtctgggaggggttgggggttggggggtgtgCTAGAGACTCACAGACTTTGGGGACTACTAATGCCATGTAGATGTTTTCCCTTTTGGTTGAGGACCATGGGAGCCCCAGGAGTTCCAAGAATGGCCAAGGACTGCTGGCTTGCAGGAAAATAGCCCTTCCCTAGGTTCCGGTATCACTTGACACATAATTCAATATCTAAACAAGAAACTTTTGGGTAACCTTATCAGGTGCTATCACTGACTCTTTACAGAGCACCTTCTCAACCTGTGAGATAGACTTCAAGCCTGGTCCTGGCAGTGAATCTAGTCTAAATCGCTCCAGCtgtaccttgttttgttttcttgggtttttgtttgtttgtttgtttcttgttttttgagggtTGTGGAAGGGTGATCAGGTGGTTACTTTCTCTTTTCTAGCTGCACTCTTGTGGCAGGCATTGTGAGGACCACCTAGCGCCAGTAAGCCCCAGGGTCTCTCAGATTTTCATGAAGGAGGACTTAGGATCCTCCACATCTTCTCCCTCAGTTTCTACCCCAAACTACAAGTTCTTGATGATGCTGGGCATCCGTGGCTCTGGAGGGCACCTACCTCATCTCTACTTATCAAAGCCCCTGGGGAAGTGGGGAGTGAGACCTTGCTACCATGGCTGCTGAATGTTCAGGAGTGGAGTTGGAGGTGTAACTCCTTCAGCCAGAGGAAGCCTTGAACACCTAACACCATTAGACATAACAACGGAAGCCATAGGCCACAACAGAGCAAAACCTGCTGGAGCAGGTAGGAGAGGACAGCTAGGATTTAGGACTCTTGGTCTAGTTCTTGTCACTCCATCAGGTGGGTCTTCTGTTTCAGAAAGACTAATATCCCCAAACAAATTCCTGCTTGCTTGCCACGGGGCTCAAAATCCTTCTATTTGAGTTTCCCGGTTCACAGTGAAGACATAGGCTTTGGGTGAATTTAAGTCCCCTTAGGAGCACACTAACACTTTTCCCAGGGGATGATTTTATCACCACCATTTCTGTCTGCTGTGTGAATTATTTTCTAGGCCTCTGCCTAGGACATGGTCTTACTGTGGAGCCAtgaaacaggctggcctcagcttacctctgcctccagaatgctgggattaaagaccatgCCAAGCCCAGTTTCCCTACTTATAAAAGGGGTTGTGGGGGGAGTTTGaaaagcaggaaaagtaggagaagagaaaacagatttcCTAGAGGTAGAGATAGATGTGGTAGGGGTAAAGGGCTTTGGATCTCAAATGTGAGTCACCTGAGAACCCCTAAACTGAAAGGAGCCATGGTACTGGGTAAGTCAGTAGATTCTTAGTAACTGGAAGAGCCCCTGCCAAGACCTCCAGACCTTTgcccatcactgaagaaaatgtaggGGCTGAATTTCCCACCAGCTTCCTGCAACTTCGGC
The DNA window shown above is from Cricetulus griseus strain 17A/GY chromosome 3, alternate assembly CriGri-PICRH-1.0, whole genome shotgun sequence and carries:
- the Ca7 gene encoding carbonic anhydrase 7 isoform X2, producing the protein MTGHHCWGYGQDDGPSNWHKLYPIAQGDRQSPINIISSQAVYSPSLQPLELFYEACMSLSITNNGHSVQVDFNDSDDRTVVTGGPLEGPYRLKQLHFHWGKKHDVGSEHMVDGKSFPSELHLVHWNAKKYSTFGEAAAAPDGLAVVGVFLETGDEHPSMNRLTDALYMVRFKDTKAQFNYFNPKCLLPTSLQYWTYPGSLTTPPLSESVTWIVLREPIRISERQMEKFRSLLFTSEDDERIHMVNNFRPPQPLKGRVVKASFQA